One genomic window of Vibrio ziniensis includes the following:
- the pdhR gene encoding pyruvate dehydrogenase complex transcriptional repressor PdhR, which yields MAYQRIRQPKLSDVIEQELERLIIEGTLSPGQQLPPERELAKQFDVSRPSVREAIQRLEAKRLLNRRQGGGTFVSEHIWKSFSDPLLNLLSNHSETQLDLLEARHALEGISAYFAALRGTAEDFARIQSSILKISEAQEKHDFEAEASTVMEFLIAITEATHNVVILHIVRSLAPLLEQNILQNFKLLRHRPEAVEKVNKHRANIVDAIVSGKPDMAREMSHSHLAYIEETLLELTREQSRRERSLRRIQQGNEPQ from the coding sequence ATGGCTTATCAAAGGATTCGTCAGCCGAAACTCTCCGATGTCATTGAACAAGAGTTGGAACGTCTGATTATTGAAGGAACTCTGTCCCCTGGACAGCAGCTGCCACCAGAACGCGAATTAGCAAAACAGTTTGATGTTTCTCGTCCCTCTGTTCGTGAAGCCATTCAACGTTTAGAAGCTAAACGCCTACTTAACCGTCGACAAGGCGGTGGTACGTTCGTCAGTGAGCACATTTGGAAAAGTTTCTCCGATCCTCTGCTAAATTTATTGTCAAATCATTCAGAAACTCAGCTGGACTTACTTGAAGCTCGCCATGCATTAGAAGGTATTTCAGCTTACTTTGCGGCTTTACGTGGTACAGCAGAAGATTTTGCTCGCATTCAATCAAGTATATTGAAAATTAGCGAAGCCCAAGAAAAGCATGATTTTGAAGCAGAAGCTTCTACAGTAATGGAATTTCTAATCGCCATCACTGAAGCCACTCACAACGTAGTGATTCTGCATATTGTTCGAAGTCTTGCACCTTTGCTAGAGCAAAACATTTTACAGAATTTTAAATTACTCCGTCACCGCCCAGAAGCGGTTGAGAAAGTAAACAAGCACCGAGCTAACATCGTGGATGCGATTGTTTCTGGTAAGCCTGATATGGCGCGCGAGATGTCACATTCTCATTTAGCTTATATTGAAGAAACATTGTTGGAACTGACCAGAGAACAGTCTCGTCGTGAGCGTTCTTTACGTCGTATCCAACAGGGTAATGAGCCGCAATAA
- the aceE gene encoding pyruvate dehydrogenase (acetyl-transferring), homodimeric type, with amino-acid sequence MSDMKHDVDALETQEWLAALESVVREEGVERAQFILEEVLEKARLDGVDMPTGITTNYINTIPAAQEPAYPGDTTLERRIRSIIRWNAIMIVLRASKKDLELGGHMASFQSSAAFYETCFNHFFRAANDKDGGDLVYYQGHISPGIYARAFVEGRLTAEQLDNFRQEVDGKGIPSYPHPKLMPEFWQFPTVSMGLGPISAIYQARFLKYLDGRGLKDTTEQRVYAFLGDGEMDEPESRGAISFAAREKLDNLCFLINCNLQRLDGPVMGNGKIIQELEGLFKGAGWNVVKVIWGNNWDSLLAKDTSGKLLQLMNETIDGDYQTFKSKDGAYVREHFFGKYPETAALVADMTDDEVFALKRGGHDSSKLYAAFKNAQDTKGRPTVILAKTVKGYGMGEAAEGKNIAHQVKKMDMTHVLHLRDRLGLQDILTDEAVKALPYLTLEEGSKEYEYLHARRKALKGYTPKRLPKFTKELVIPAVEEFQPLLDEQKREISTTMAFVRTLNVLLKDKNIGENIVPIIADEARTFGMEGLFRQIGIYNPHGQNYTPQDRDIVSYYKEATSGQVLQEGINELGAMSSWVAAATSYSTNDLPMIPFYIYYSMFGFQRVGDMAWMAGDQQARGFLLGATAGRTTLNGEGLQHEDGHSHIMAGTVPNCISYDPTFAYEVAVIMQDGIRRMYGDQENVFYYLTLMNENYAMPAMPVGAEEGIRKGIYKLETYAGNKAKVQLLSSGTIMNEVRKAAQILSDDYGIASDVYSVTSFNEVTRDGQACERYNMLHPEAEAQVPYIQTVMGTEPAIAATDYMKNYAEQVRAFIPAQSYKVLGTDGFGRSDSRENLRRHFEVNAGYVVVAALSELAKRGDVEKSVVVEAIKKFNIDTEKTNPLYA; translated from the coding sequence ATGTCCGACATGAAGCATGACGTAGACGCACTGGAAACTCAGGAGTGGTTAGCTGCACTTGAGTCAGTTGTACGTGAAGAAGGTGTAGAGCGCGCGCAATTCATTCTAGAAGAAGTGCTAGAAAAAGCTCGTTTAGATGGTGTTGATATGCCTACAGGCATCACAACGAATTACATCAACACGATCCCAGCAGCACAAGAGCCAGCATATCCGGGCGACACAACGCTAGAGCGACGTATACGCTCTATCATCCGTTGGAACGCAATCATGATCGTTCTACGTGCATCTAAGAAAGATTTAGAACTAGGCGGCCACATGGCGTCTTTCCAATCTTCGGCTGCATTCTACGAAACTTGTTTCAACCATTTCTTCCGTGCTGCGAACGACAAAGATGGCGGCGACTTGGTGTACTACCAAGGTCACATCTCTCCAGGGATCTACGCACGTGCATTCGTAGAAGGTCGTCTAACTGCTGAGCAACTAGACAACTTCCGTCAAGAAGTAGACGGCAAAGGTATTCCTTCATACCCACACCCTAAATTGATGCCTGAGTTCTGGCAATTCCCGACTGTATCTATGGGTCTTGGTCCAATCTCTGCTATCTACCAAGCTCGTTTCCTTAAGTACCTAGACGGCCGTGGTTTAAAAGACACCACTGAGCAACGTGTATATGCGTTCCTAGGTGACGGTGAGATGGATGAGCCAGAATCACGCGGTGCTATCTCTTTCGCTGCTCGTGAAAAACTCGACAACCTATGTTTCCTAATCAACTGTAACCTACAGCGTCTAGATGGCCCTGTTATGGGTAACGGTAAGATCATTCAAGAACTTGAAGGTCTATTCAAAGGTGCTGGTTGGAACGTAGTGAAAGTTATCTGGGGCAACAACTGGGATTCTCTACTAGCAAAAGACACTAGCGGTAAGCTTCTTCAACTAATGAACGAAACTATCGATGGTGACTACCAAACATTTAAATCTAAAGATGGCGCATACGTACGTGAGCACTTCTTTGGTAAGTACCCAGAAACTGCAGCACTTGTTGCAGACATGACTGACGACGAAGTATTTGCACTGAAACGTGGTGGTCACGATTCTTCTAAACTGTACGCAGCATTCAAGAATGCACAAGACACCAAAGGTCGCCCAACTGTAATCCTAGCGAAAACAGTAAAAGGCTACGGCATGGGTGAAGCGGCAGAAGGTAAGAACATCGCGCACCAAGTTAAGAAGATGGATATGACTCACGTTCTACACCTACGTGATCGTCTAGGTCTTCAAGACATCCTAACTGACGAAGCAGTGAAAGCTCTTCCATACTTAACTCTGGAAGAAGGTTCGAAAGAATACGAATACTTACACGCTCGTCGTAAAGCTCTGAAAGGTTACACGCCTAAGCGTTTACCTAAATTCACTAAAGAGCTAGTGATTCCAGCTGTTGAAGAGTTCCAACCTTTGCTTGATGAGCAGAAGCGTGAAATCTCTACCACTATGGCGTTCGTGCGTACTCTAAACGTATTGCTTAAAGATAAGAACATTGGTGAAAATATCGTTCCTATCATTGCTGACGAAGCTCGTACATTTGGTATGGAAGGTCTGTTCCGTCAAATCGGTATCTACAACCCACATGGTCAGAACTACACTCCTCAAGACCGTGACATCGTTTCTTACTACAAAGAAGCAACGTCAGGTCAGGTACTACAAGAAGGTATCAATGAGCTAGGTGCTATGTCTTCATGGGTTGCAGCGGCAACTTCATACAGCACAAACGATCTGCCAATGATCCCGTTCTACATCTACTACTCTATGTTCGGTTTCCAACGTGTTGGCGACATGGCATGGATGGCAGGTGACCAACAAGCTCGTGGTTTCCTACTAGGCGCAACAGCTGGTCGTACAACGTTAAACGGTGAAGGTCTACAACACGAAGACGGTCACTCACACATCATGGCTGGTACTGTACCGAACTGTATCTCTTACGACCCAACATTCGCTTACGAAGTTGCGGTAATCATGCAAGACGGTATCCGTCGTATGTATGGTGATCAAGAGAACGTGTTCTACTACCTAACTCTGATGAACGAAAACTACGCAATGCCAGCAATGCCAGTAGGCGCTGAAGAAGGCATCCGTAAGGGTATTTACAAGCTAGAAACTTACGCGGGTAATAAAGCGAAAGTTCAGCTATTGAGCTCTGGTACTATCATGAACGAAGTACGCAAAGCTGCTCAAATCCTGAGTGATGACTACGGTATTGCTTCTGACGTTTACTCTGTAACGTCATTCAACGAAGTGACTCGTGATGGTCAAGCTTGTGAGCGTTACAACATGCTTCACCCAGAAGCAGAAGCTCAAGTACCTTACATCCAAACGGTAATGGGTACTGAGCCTGCAATCGCTGCGACTGACTACATGAAGAACTACGCTGAGCAAGTACGCGCGTTTATCCCAGCTCAATCATACAAAGTATTGGGTACTGATGGCTTTGGTCGTTCTGACAGCCGTGAGAACCTACGTCGTCACTTCGAAGTGAACGCAGGTTACGTTGTGGTTGCAGCGCTAAGCGAACTAGCGAAACGTGGTGATGTTGAGAAATCTGTGGTTGTTGAAGCAATCAAGAAATTCAACATTGACACTGAAAAAACAAACCCGCTATACGCTTAA
- the aceF gene encoding pyruvate dehydrogenase complex dihydrolipoyllysine-residue acetyltransferase, with amino-acid sequence MAIEINVPDIGADEVEVTEILVSVGDKVEEEQSLITVEGDKASMEVPASQAGIVKEIKVVAGDKVTTGSLIMLFLEQEGEEAGATASAPAAQAAPVAAPAAASELKEVCVPDIGGDEVEVTEILVAVGDSIAEEQSLLTVEGDKASMEVPAPFAGTLKEIKVAAGDKVSTGSLVMIFEVAGSGAAAPAPVAAAPAAAPAVVSGVKEVNVPDIGGDEVEVTEIMVAVGDTVSEEQSLITVEGDKASMEVPAPFAGTVKEIKVAAGDKVSTGSLIMVFEVAGAAPVAAAAPAQAAAPAAVAPKAEAAKPAAAPAATEFEENNVYAHASPVVRRLAREFGVNLAKVKGSGRKNRIQKEDVQNYVKEALKRLESGAVAAASGKGDGAALGLLPWPKVDFSKFGDTEVQPLSRIKKISGANLHRNWVMIPHVTQWDNADITELENFRKEQNAIEAKKDTGMKITPLVFIMKAVAKALEEFPAFNSSLSEDGESLILKKYVNVGIAVDTPNGLVVPVFKDVNKKGIYELSDELAVVSKKARAGKLTAADMQGGCFTISSLGGIGGTAFTPIVNAPEVGILGVSKSEMKPVWNGKEFEARLQLPLSLSYDHRVIDGAEGARFITYLNNCLSDIRRLVL; translated from the coding sequence ATGGCAATCGAAATTAATGTACCTGACATCGGTGCGGATGAGGTTGAAGTTACTGAGATTCTTGTCAGCGTTGGCGACAAGGTTGAAGAAGAGCAGTCTCTAATTACTGTAGAAGGCGACAAGGCTTCTATGGAAGTACCAGCCTCTCAAGCGGGTATCGTAAAAGAAATCAAAGTTGTTGCTGGCGATAAAGTAACAACAGGTTCACTTATCATGCTTTTCTTAGAACAAGAAGGCGAAGAAGCAGGCGCAACTGCGTCTGCTCCAGCGGCACAGGCAGCTCCAGTAGCGGCACCTGCAGCAGCAAGTGAACTGAAAGAAGTTTGTGTACCGGATATCGGTGGCGACGAAGTTGAAGTCACTGAAATCCTAGTTGCTGTTGGCGATTCAATCGCTGAAGAGCAATCTCTACTGACAGTAGAAGGTGACAAAGCTTCAATGGAAGTACCAGCGCCATTCGCAGGTACACTAAAAGAAATCAAAGTTGCAGCAGGCGATAAAGTATCAACTGGCTCACTAGTGATGATCTTTGAAGTAGCAGGTTCAGGCGCAGCAGCACCTGCACCAGTTGCAGCAGCTCCGGCGGCGGCTCCAGCAGTGGTATCTGGCGTTAAAGAAGTTAACGTTCCTGATATCGGCGGTGACGAAGTTGAAGTGACTGAAATCATGGTTGCCGTTGGCGATACAGTATCTGAAGAGCAATCTCTGATTACTGTAGAGGGCGACAAAGCATCTATGGAAGTACCTGCGCCTTTCGCTGGTACTGTTAAAGAAATCAAAGTAGCGGCTGGTGACAAAGTTTCTACTGGTTCTCTAATCATGGTGTTCGAAGTTGCTGGCGCAGCGCCAGTTGCAGCAGCGGCACCGGCTCAAGCAGCAGCTCCAGCAGCGGTAGCCCCTAAAGCTGAAGCGGCGAAACCTGCAGCAGCTCCAGCAGCGACTGAGTTTGAAGAGAACAACGTTTACGCACACGCTTCACCTGTGGTTCGTCGTTTAGCACGCGAATTTGGTGTAAACCTGGCGAAAGTGAAAGGCTCAGGCCGTAAGAACCGTATCCAAAAAGAAGACGTACAGAACTACGTGAAAGAGGCGCTTAAGCGTCTTGAATCTGGTGCGGTAGCAGCGGCTTCTGGTAAAGGTGACGGTGCAGCACTTGGTCTACTTCCTTGGCCGAAAGTTGATTTCAGCAAGTTTGGTGACACTGAAGTTCAGCCTTTATCTCGTATTAAGAAGATTTCTGGTGCAAACCTACACCGTAACTGGGTAATGATCCCTCACGTTACACAGTGGGATAACGCAGATATCACTGAGCTAGAAAACTTCCGTAAAGAGCAAAATGCAATTGAAGCGAAGAAAGACACTGGCATGAAGATCACTCCACTTGTGTTCATCATGAAAGCTGTGGCGAAAGCGCTTGAAGAGTTCCCTGCATTTAACTCATCTCTTTCTGAAGACGGCGAAAGCTTGATTCTGAAGAAATACGTGAACGTAGGTATCGCGGTTGATACACCAAACGGTCTAGTTGTTCCAGTATTCAAAGACGTGAACAAGAAAGGCATTTACGAACTTTCTGACGAACTAGCAGTAGTGTCTAAGAAAGCTCGTGCAGGCAAACTGACTGCAGCGGACATGCAAGGTGGCTGTTTCACTATCTCTAGCCTAGGTGGCATTGGTGGTACTGCATTTACGCCAATCGTGAACGCGCCAGAAGTAGGTATCCTTGGTGTATCTAAGTCTGAAATGAAGCCAGTTTGGAACGGTAAAGAGTTCGAAGCTCGTCTACAACTTCCACTATCTCTATCATACGACCACCGTGTGATCGATGGTGCTGAAGGTGCACGCTTCATCACTTACTTGAATAACTGCCTAAGCGACATCCGTCGTCTAGTATTGTAA
- the lpdA gene encoding dihydrolipoyl dehydrogenase: MSKEIKAQVVVLGAGPAGYSAAFRCADLGLETVIIERYNTLGGVCLNVGCIPSKALLHVAKVIEEAKALAEHGIVFGEPQTDIDKIRLWKEKVINQLTGGLGGMAKMRKVTVVNGFGKFTGPNTIEVEGEDGKTTVSFDNAIVAAGSRPIKLPFIPHEDPRIWDSTDALELKEVPGKLLIMGGGIIGLEMGTVYHALGSQIDVVEMFDQVIPAADKDIVKVYTKRIKDKFNLMLETKVTAVEAKEDGIYVSMEGKKAPAEPERYDAVLVAIGRVPNGKLLDAEKAGLEVDERGFINVDKQMRSNVPHIFAIGDIVGQPMLAHKGVHEGHVAAEVISGKKHYFDPKVIPSIAYTEPEVAWVGKTEKEAKAEGINYEVATFPWAASGRAIASDCADGMTKLIFDKETHRVIGGAIVGTNGGELLGEIGLAIEMGCDAEDIALTIHAHPTLHESVGLAAEVFEGTVTDLPNAKAKKK; this comes from the coding sequence ATGAGCAAAGAAATTAAAGCCCAAGTTGTTGTACTTGGTGCAGGTCCTGCTGGTTACTCCGCTGCATTCCGTTGTGCAGACTTAGGTCTGGAAACTGTTATTATCGAACGTTACAACACTCTAGGTGGTGTATGTTTGAACGTGGGTTGTATCCCATCGAAAGCACTTCTTCACGTAGCTAAAGTTATCGAAGAAGCTAAAGCTCTTGCTGAACACGGTATCGTATTCGGTGAACCTCAAACGGATATCGACAAGATCCGTCTATGGAAAGAAAAAGTAATTAACCAGTTAACTGGCGGTCTTGGTGGCATGGCTAAGATGCGTAAAGTTACAGTGGTAAACGGTTTTGGTAAATTTACTGGTCCTAACACCATTGAAGTGGAAGGCGAAGACGGTAAAACTACTGTAAGCTTTGACAACGCTATCGTTGCTGCGGGTTCTCGCCCAATCAAACTTCCATTTATTCCACATGAAGATCCACGTATTTGGGACTCAACTGATGCTCTTGAGCTGAAAGAAGTACCAGGAAAACTGTTGATCATGGGTGGCGGTATCATCGGTCTAGAAATGGGTACGGTATACCACGCACTAGGTTCACAAATCGACGTTGTAGAGATGTTCGACCAAGTGATTCCAGCTGCGGATAAAGACATCGTTAAAGTTTACACCAAGCGCATCAAAGACAAGTTCAACCTGATGCTAGAAACGAAAGTAACGGCAGTTGAAGCGAAAGAAGATGGTATCTACGTTTCAATGGAAGGTAAAAAAGCACCTGCTGAACCTGAGCGTTACGATGCTGTTCTTGTTGCAATCGGCCGTGTACCAAACGGTAAACTTCTAGACGCAGAGAAAGCTGGCCTTGAAGTTGATGAGCGTGGCTTCATCAATGTAGACAAGCAAATGCGTTCTAACGTACCTCACATCTTTGCAATCGGTGACATCGTTGGTCAACCAATGCTTGCTCACAAAGGTGTTCACGAAGGTCACGTTGCTGCAGAAGTTATCTCTGGTAAGAAACACTACTTCGATCCTAAAGTTATTCCTTCAATTGCTTACACTGAGCCAGAAGTTGCTTGGGTTGGTAAAACTGAGAAAGAAGCGAAAGCTGAAGGCATTAACTACGAAGTGGCAACATTCCCATGGGCAGCATCAGGCCGTGCGATCGCGTCTGACTGTGCAGATGGTATGACTAAGCTAATCTTTGATAAAGAGACTCATCGCGTAATTGGTGGTGCTATTGTTGGTACTAACGGTGGCGAACTACTTGGTGAAATCGGTCTTGCTATCGAGATGGGCTGTGATGCTGAAGATATCGCTCTAACTATCCACGCTCACCCAACTCTACACGAGTCTGTGGGTCTAGCGGCGGAAGTGTTTGAAGGTACGGTTACAGATCTTCCAAACGCAAAAGCTAAGAAGAAATAA
- a CDS encoding LuxR/HapR/OpaR family quorum-sensing transcriptional regulator, giving the protein MDASIEKRPRTRLSPQKRKLQLMEIALEVFARRGIGRGGHADIAEIAQVSVATVFNYFPTREDLVDEVLTYVVRQFSNFLTDNIDLDLSARDNLENITKELVEISYQDCHWLKVWFEWSASTRDEVWPLFMSTNRTNQMLVKNIFSKAIERGEVCEKHDPEELTILFHGLCYSLFVQANRINDKEAINKLANSYMNMLCIYK; this is encoded by the coding sequence ATGGACGCATCTATCGAGAAACGACCTAGAACAAGGCTATCTCCCCAGAAACGTAAACTTCAACTCATGGAAATCGCGCTAGAGGTCTTCGCTAGACGAGGCATTGGTCGTGGTGGTCACGCCGATATCGCTGAAATTGCTCAAGTCTCAGTTGCAACGGTCTTCAACTACTTCCCTACTCGTGAAGATTTAGTCGATGAAGTACTCACTTATGTTGTTCGTCAGTTCTCTAACTTTTTAACTGATAATATTGATTTAGATTTATCAGCTCGAGATAACCTAGAAAATATCACTAAAGAATTGGTGGAAATCAGTTACCAAGATTGTCATTGGTTAAAAGTATGGTTTGAATGGAGTGCTTCAACTCGTGATGAAGTGTGGCCACTCTTCATGTCTACCAACCGTACTAACCAAATGCTGGTTAAGAACATCTTCAGTAAAGCGATTGAACGTGGTGAAGTTTGTGAGAAACATGATCCAGAAGAGCTAACTATATTGTTCCACGGTCTTTGTTATTCATTGTTTGTTCAAGCAAATCGAATAAACGACAAAGAAGCCATAAACAAACTCGCGAATAGCTACATGAATATGCTTTGCATTTATAAATAG
- the hpt gene encoding hypoxanthine phosphoribosyltransferase, with translation MKHTVEVMISEQEVQERIRELGKQITQHYQGSQDLVLVGLLRGSFVFMADLARAIGLTHQVDFMTASSYGNSMTSSRDVRILKDLDDDIKGKDVLLVEDIIDTGNTLNKVKEILSLREPNSIQICTLLDKPSRREVDVEVSWVGFEIPDEFVVGVGIDYAQKYRHLPFIGKVVPQE, from the coding sequence ATGAAGCATACAGTTGAAGTAATGATTTCTGAGCAAGAAGTTCAGGAACGTATCCGTGAACTAGGTAAGCAAATCACTCAACATTACCAAGGCAGCCAAGATTTGGTGCTAGTTGGTTTGTTACGTGGCTCATTTGTTTTCATGGCTGACTTGGCGCGAGCAATTGGACTGACTCACCAAGTAGACTTTATGACAGCATCGAGTTATGGCAATTCGATGACAAGTTCTCGTGATGTTCGTATCCTGAAAGACTTGGATGATGACATTAAAGGTAAGGATGTATTGCTTGTTGAAGACATCATCGATACAGGTAACACTCTAAACAAAGTGAAAGAGATCCTTTCTCTACGTGAGCCTAATTCAATTCAGATTTGTACGTTGCTTGATAAACCTTCTCGTCGCGAAGTTGACGTGGAAGTGTCTTGGGTAGGTTTTGAAATTCCAGATGAGTTTGTTGTAGGTGTGGGTATTGATTATGCGCAAAAATACCGTCACTTGCCGTTCATTGGTAAAGTAGTACCACAAGAATAA
- the can gene encoding carbonate dehydratase, which translates to MPEIKQLFDNNSKWSESIKADRPEYFTKLAEGQNPDFLWIGCSDSRVPAERLTGLYSGELFVHRNVANQVIHTDLNCLSVVQYAVDVLKVKHLIICGHYGCGGVTASIENPQLGLINNWLLHIRDLYFKHRKYIEQMPEEDRSDKLAEINVAEQVHNLANSTILQNAWERGQEVELHGVVYGIEDGKLEYLGVRCNSRETINNTYNKAMEKILNPEYKLLCR; encoded by the coding sequence ATGCCAGAGATTAAACAACTATTCGATAACAACTCAAAGTGGTCAGAGTCGATTAAAGCAGACCGCCCAGAGTACTTTACTAAGCTCGCTGAAGGACAAAATCCAGATTTTTTATGGATTGGTTGCTCAGATAGCCGTGTACCAGCAGAGCGTTTAACTGGCCTATACTCAGGCGAATTGTTCGTTCATCGTAACGTTGCAAACCAAGTCATCCATACCGACTTAAACTGTCTTTCAGTGGTACAATATGCAGTAGATGTACTTAAAGTGAAACACCTCATCATCTGTGGTCACTATGGGTGTGGAGGTGTTACGGCTTCGATAGAAAATCCACAACTGGGATTGATCAACAACTGGTTGCTGCATATTCGTGACTTATACTTTAAGCACCGAAAATATATTGAGCAGATGCCTGAAGAAGATCGATCTGACAAACTGGCAGAAATAAACGTAGCAGAACAAGTTCACAACTTAGCAAACTCCACCATCCTACAAAATGCTTGGGAGCGTGGACAAGAAGTTGAGCTTCACGGCGTTGTCTATGGTATCGAAGATGGTAAGCTAGAGTATCTAGGTGTTCGTTGTAACTCACGTGAAACCATCAATAACACTTATAACAAGGCTATGGAAAAAATTCTTAATCCTGAATATAAGCTACTTTGTCGCTAA
- a CDS encoding ABC transporter ATP-binding protein, with protein sequence MYALEIDQLRKTYTGGFEALKGISVSVKKGDFYALLGPNGAGKSTTIGIISSLVNKSSGKVKVFGYDIDTHLEEAKQQLGLVPQEFNFNQFETVEQIVIQQAGYYGVPKTVAKERAEKYLTQLDLWEKRKERARNLSGGMKRRLMIARALMHEPQLLILDEPTAGVDIELRRSMWEFLKKINAQGITIILTTHYLEEAEMLCRNIGIINRGELIENTTMKGLLSKLHVETFVLDIENESQLSNLDGVISQTLKDGSLEIEIEKTEGLNHIFSQLTEQGVRVLSMRNKANRLEELFVRIVREQS encoded by the coding sequence ATGTACGCATTAGAAATAGATCAGTTGCGCAAAACCTACACTGGAGGTTTTGAAGCTCTGAAGGGCATCAGTGTGTCTGTTAAAAAGGGTGACTTCTACGCCTTACTTGGGCCTAACGGCGCAGGTAAATCTACGACTATCGGTATCATTTCTTCATTGGTTAACAAGTCTTCAGGCAAAGTAAAGGTGTTTGGTTACGATATTGATACCCATCTCGAAGAAGCTAAACAGCAGTTGGGCTTAGTGCCACAAGAATTTAATTTCAATCAATTTGAAACCGTCGAACAGATTGTCATTCAGCAAGCGGGTTACTACGGCGTCCCTAAAACAGTCGCTAAAGAACGTGCAGAGAAGTATCTAACGCAATTAGATTTATGGGAAAAACGTAAAGAGCGTGCTCGTAATCTATCTGGAGGTATGAAGCGTCGTTTGATGATTGCTCGTGCATTAATGCACGAACCTCAGTTGCTGATTCTTGATGAACCAACAGCAGGGGTTGATATCGAGTTACGTCGTTCTATGTGGGAGTTTTTGAAAAAAATTAACGCTCAGGGCATCACGATTATCCTGACTACTCACTATCTGGAAGAAGCAGAAATGCTATGTCGTAACATCGGTATCATCAACCGTGGTGAACTTATCGAGAATACGACCATGAAAGGTCTGCTTTCAAAACTGCATGTTGAAACCTTCGTGCTGGATATTGAGAACGAAAGCCAACTATCCAATCTTGATGGTGTGATTTCGCAAACCCTGAAAGATGGCTCGTTAGAAATCGAAATCGAAAAAACAGAAGGGCTTAACCACATCTTCAGTCAGCTCACAGAACAGGGTGTGAGAGTGCTTTCGATGCGTAACAAAGCTAACCGTTTAGAAGAACTGTTTGTACGAATTGTTCGCGAGCAGAGTTAA
- a CDS encoding ABC transporter permease produces the protein MYQIYWTAFVSLLSKEVTRFTRIWVQTLVPPVITMCLYFIIFGNLIGSRIGQMNGFSYMEYIVPGLIMMSVITNSYSNVASSFFSAKMQKNIEELLVAPVPNYVIIAGYVMGGVTRGLLVGALVTFVSLFFVHLNVEHWGVIFMTVFMTSIVFSLGGLINAVFAKTFDDISIVPTFVLTPLTYLGGVFYSISLLPEFWQGVSKINPIVYMVNAFRYGFLGVSDVGIVTSFSVLSVFVVVLYCVAHYLVTKGKGLRS, from the coding sequence ATGTATCAGATTTATTGGACAGCTTTTGTTAGCTTGTTAAGTAAAGAAGTCACTCGTTTTACACGAATTTGGGTGCAAACCTTGGTCCCACCTGTAATTACGATGTGCTTGTACTTCATCATATTTGGTAACTTGATTGGTTCGCGCATTGGTCAAATGAACGGTTTTAGCTATATGGAATATATAGTGCCGGGTTTGATCATGATGTCTGTTATCACTAACTCGTATTCGAACGTAGCTTCTTCATTCTTCAGTGCCAAGATGCAGAAAAATATCGAAGAGTTATTGGTAGCGCCAGTACCTAATTACGTCATTATTGCCGGATATGTGATGGGTGGAGTGACTCGTGGTCTGTTGGTAGGCGCTTTAGTGACTTTTGTTTCCTTGTTCTTTGTTCATCTAAATGTGGAGCACTGGGGTGTGATTTTCATGACGGTATTCATGACATCAATAGTGTTTTCATTAGGCGGATTGATTAACGCGGTGTTTGCAAAAACGTTCGACGATATCTCTATTGTGCCGACATTTGTTCTTACGCCATTAACCTATTTAGGTGGCGTGTTTTATTCGATCAGTTTGCTGCCTGAGTTCTGGCAAGGTGTCTCTAAGATCAACCCGATCGTCTATATGGTGAACGCGTTCCGCTATGGTTTTTTGGGCGTATCAGATGTAGGTATCGTGACTTCATTTAGTGTATTAAGCGTATTTGTTGTCGTGCTTTATTGTGTTGCTCATTACCTAGTGACTAAAGGTAAAGGCTTACGCAGTTAA